A stretch of Fundicoccus culcitae DNA encodes these proteins:
- a CDS encoding YebC/PmpR family DNA-binding transcriptional regulator, translated as MGRKWMNIKEKKAKADRDTSRVYAKFGIEIYAAAKSGEPDPELNQKLKFVVERAKTYNVPRHVIEKAIDKAKGGDDENFQDLRYEGFGPNGSMVIVDALTNNVNRTASDVRAAYGKNGGNMGVSGSVSYMFESTAVFVFEHADAEEIMMVLLEADVDMREVNQEGNQVVVLGEPSEFEHIRQVLEDNGITEFEVAEIDLIPQSEVVLTGDDLKQFERLIDVLESNEDVQRVYHNVDLEEE; from the coding sequence ATGGGACGTAAATGGATGAATATCAAAGAAAAGAAAGCGAAAGCTGACCGCGATACATCCCGCGTTTATGCCAAATTTGGTATAGAAATCTATGCGGCTGCTAAATCAGGTGAACCTGATCCAGAATTGAATCAAAAATTGAAATTTGTTGTTGAACGCGCTAAAACGTATAATGTACCCCGTCATGTCATTGAAAAAGCGATTGATAAAGCTAAAGGTGGCGATGATGAAAACTTCCAGGATTTACGGTATGAGGGCTTCGGTCCTAACGGCTCGATGGTTATTGTCGATGCTTTAACCAATAATGTTAACCGTACAGCGTCAGATGTCCGAGCGGCTTATGGTAAAAACGGGGGTAATATGGGAGTTAGCGGTTCTGTCAGTTATATGTTTGAATCGACAGCCGTTTTTGTCTTTGAGCATGCTGATGCAGAGGAAATTATGATGGTGTTGCTTGAAGCGGATGTCGATATGCGTGAAGTCAATCAAGAGGGTAATCAAGTCGTTGTGTTGGGTGAACCAAGTGAGTTTGAACATATTCGCCAAGTACTTGAAGATAATGGCATCACTGAATTCGAAGTCGCTGAAATTGATTTAATTCCCCAATCGGAAGTTGTGTTGACCGGTGACGATTTAAAACAATTTGAGCGCCTGATCGATGTATTAGAAAGTAATGAAGATGTTCAACGCGTGTATCATAACGTTGATTTAGAAGAGGAATAG
- a CDS encoding ABC transporter ATP-binding protein — translation MLSIKNLVVNYGMINAVRDVSFEVNKGEIVTLIGANGVGKTTILRTISGLVKAASGEISYEGENITRHTPRNIVASGIAHVPEGRHVFKGISVKENLELGAFLRNDAEGIRSTMERVFEHFPILKERIDQDAATLSGGEQQMLAMGRALMAKPRLILLDEPSMGLAPLFIKEIFSIIELIKSEGTTVLLIEQNAKMALTVADRGYVLETGKIVLSGTGEELLNSDEVQKAYLGG, via the coding sequence ATGTTATCTATCAAGAATTTAGTTGTGAATTATGGTATGATAAATGCAGTGAGAGATGTTTCTTTTGAGGTAAATAAAGGTGAAATTGTCACATTAATTGGTGCCAATGGGGTTGGGAAAACGACTATTTTACGGACTATCTCTGGTTTGGTAAAAGCGGCCAGTGGGGAAATTAGTTACGAAGGCGAAAATATTACACGTCACACACCACGAAATATCGTTGCCTCAGGCATTGCCCATGTACCCGAAGGGCGTCATGTATTTAAAGGGATATCAGTTAAAGAAAACCTTGAGTTAGGTGCGTTTTTAAGAAATGACGCTGAAGGTATTCGTTCAACCATGGAGCGTGTTTTTGAGCATTTCCCCATTTTAAAAGAACGGATCGACCAAGATGCCGCCACCCTTTCAGGTGGGGAACAACAAATGTTAGCTATGGGTCGTGCCTTAATGGCTAAGCCACGCTTGATTTTGTTGGATGAACCTTCCATGGGATTAGCACCGTTATTTATTAAGGAGATTTTCAGTATTATTGAATTGATAAAATCCGAAGGAACGACGGTTCTGTTAATCGAACAAAACGCTAAAATGGCCTTGACCGTTGCCGATAGAGGCTATGTATTAGAAACCGGAAAGATTGTTTTAAGTGGAACAGGGGAAGAATTACTGAACAGTGATGAAGTTCAAAAAGCTTATTTAGGAGGTTAA
- a CDS encoding CBS domain-containing protein yields the protein MYVKDYMSTDLITIKPTTTILQASDLMKRHDIKRLPVMENDRLVGLVTRDLIDKNLPSGATSLSAHEVNYVLEKTKVSDFMMKKIDSVAPDSLLEQAAVMMRTRDIGVVVVLDDNTLVGILTDKDIFRAFADISGYNSPGTTIVLELEKDRVGVIEEIGDALLATQINLSHMTVYHFEGVVRVVMHVETNDVTQLTNLLKQAGYQVQTVQKKTPID from the coding sequence ATGTACGTTAAAGATTATATGTCTACCGACTTAATAACGATTAAGCCGACAACAACCATTTTGCAGGCCAGTGACCTCATGAAACGTCACGATATCAAACGTCTACCAGTAATGGAAAATGATCGTCTCGTTGGTCTAGTGACACGGGATTTGATTGATAAAAATTTACCGTCTGGCGCAACGAGTTTAAGTGCCCATGAAGTGAATTATGTCTTGGAAAAAACCAAAGTTTCAGACTTTATGATGAAAAAAATCGATAGTGTTGCACCAGATAGTTTATTAGAACAAGCTGCGGTCATGATGCGTACCCGTGATATTGGCGTGGTGGTTGTGCTAGATGACAACACATTAGTCGGCATATTAACCGATAAGGATATCTTTAGAGCTTTTGCCGATATTTCTGGCTATAATTCACCCGGTACGACCATTGTCTTGGAATTAGAAAAAGACCGTGTGGGTGTCATTGAAGAAATTGGTGATGCTTTGTTAGCCACCCAGATAAACCTGTCCCATATGACGGTTTATCATTTTGAAGGCGTCGTTCGTGTGGTTATGCACGTTGAAACGAATGATGTGACTCAACTGACCAACTTATTGAAACAAGCTGGTTACCAAGTTCAAACAGTTCAAAAAAAGACCCCTATTGATTGA
- a CDS encoding branched-chain amino acid ABC transporter permease produces MERFHKRNYAWAFLIVAVFIVLYLLVESNVINNYYQITLVTIMLNIIYATGLNLVLGVAGQFSLGHAGFIAIGAYSGAIFTKQFDNSYVGLLVGMVVGIVISIIVALIVGIPTLRLKGDYLAIATLGVAEIIRVVINNMRSITNGPAGISNIPTITEWHLVYVFLVLTTIFILNYVYSSAGRATFAIQQDEIAAESMGVNVTKYKVLAFVLGAVTASIGGSLQATFLGIITPGEYTFNRSIDVLIIVVFGGIGSFTGTFLAAILLGLINLVLQDYGQLRMIIYALALILIMVFRPGGLMGTNEFRFGSWVTNLFSKERKEAAK; encoded by the coding sequence ATGGAGCGATTTCATAAACGTAATTATGCCTGGGCTTTTTTGATTGTGGCTGTTTTTATTGTTTTATATTTATTAGTTGAATCGAATGTGATTAATAATTATTATCAAATTACGCTAGTAACAATCATGTTAAATATCATTTATGCCACAGGTTTAAACCTTGTTTTAGGGGTAGCTGGTCAGTTTTCATTAGGTCATGCCGGTTTCATTGCAATTGGTGCCTACAGCGGAGCCATTTTTACCAAACAATTTGATAATAGCTATGTGGGTCTTTTGGTTGGGATGGTTGTTGGGATTGTTATTTCTATTATTGTGGCTTTAATTGTTGGGATTCCAACGTTACGTCTAAAAGGGGATTATTTGGCCATCGCTACTTTAGGTGTGGCTGAGATTATTCGCGTTGTTATCAATAACATGCGATCGATTACCAATGGACCTGCCGGGATTAGTAATATTCCGACCATTACTGAATGGCATCTGGTTTATGTGTTCTTGGTTTTAACCACGATATTTATTTTGAATTATGTGTATAGTAGTGCTGGGCGTGCGACTTTTGCGATTCAGCAAGATGAAATTGCTGCCGAGTCGATGGGGGTTAACGTCACTAAATATAAGGTTTTAGCTTTTGTTTTAGGGGCTGTCACTGCTAGTATCGGTGGTTCATTGCAAGCAACCTTTTTAGGCATTATTACGCCGGGTGAGTACACCTTTAACCGTTCCATCGATGTATTGATTATTGTCGTTTTTGGTGGGATTGGTTCATTTACGGGAACCTTTTTAGCGGCAATATTACTGGGGTTAATTAACTTGGTCTTGCAAGATTATGGCCAACTACGGATGATTATTTACGCTTTAGCACTTATTTTAATTATGGTCTTTAGACCAGGTGGTTTGATGGGGACGAATGAATTCCGTTTTGGTTCTTGGGTAACTAATTTATTTTCAAAAGAACGTAAGGAGGCAGCTAAATGA
- a CDS encoding glutathione peroxidase, giving the protein MSLPDFTLVKSNGSAYPFNNYNNYVILVVNTATQCGLADQFSGLETLYQTYKDQQFVVLGFPSNQFNQENVADSEMEATCQLNYGVTFPMHQQIDVNGKSEAALFTWLKTEKGGLLTSDIKWNFTKFLIDRDGKVIKRYSPKTEPKNITKDIEKLL; this is encoded by the coding sequence ATGAGTTTGCCTGATTTTACGCTCGTAAAAAGCAATGGATCGGCATATCCGTTTAATAATTATAATAATTATGTTATTCTTGTCGTCAATACAGCCACTCAATGTGGGCTTGCCGATCAGTTTTCCGGATTAGAGACCTTGTATCAAACTTATAAAGACCAACAATTCGTGGTTCTTGGTTTCCCAAGTAATCAATTCAATCAAGAAAATGTTGCTGATAGTGAGATGGAAGCAACGTGTCAATTAAATTATGGTGTGACGTTTCCAATGCACCAACAAATCGATGTCAATGGCAAAAGCGAAGCGGCTCTTTTCACTTGGTTAAAAACGGAAAAAGGTGGTCTGCTCACGTCGGATATCAAATGGAATTTTACAAAATTTCTGATAGATCGCGATGGTAAAGTGATTAAACGTTATTCGCCAAAAACAGAACCCAAAAATATCACTAAAGATATTGAGAAATTGTTGTAA
- a CDS encoding ABC transporter ATP-binding protein translates to MSLLSVRDLTKHFGGLAAVSNVSMEIDENELVGIIGPNGAGKTTFFNLITGVYEPSEGTIELATAEGVKTLNGMKPDKINGYGIARTFQNIRLFKEQSVLENVLVAMHREQGNSVISSLLRTSAHYETEERLRKEAMALLDIFDLAAVANEKARNLAYGQQRRLEIVRALATNPTVLFLDEPAAGMNPNETADLTALIAQVREQFNLTVVLIEHDMSLVMKICQKIYVLEYGRLIAQGTPAEIQKNPDVIKAYLGGEL, encoded by the coding sequence ATGAGTTTACTTTCTGTGCGTGATTTAACGAAACATTTTGGGGGATTAGCAGCTGTTTCTAATGTATCTATGGAAATTGATGAGAATGAATTAGTGGGTATTATTGGACCAAATGGGGCTGGAAAAACAACCTTTTTTAACTTAATTACAGGCGTTTATGAACCGAGTGAAGGCACCATTGAATTGGCAACGGCTGAAGGTGTGAAAACACTTAACGGCATGAAACCCGATAAAATCAATGGTTATGGTATAGCAAGGACCTTTCAAAATATTCGTTTATTTAAAGAGCAGTCCGTCTTGGAAAATGTCTTGGTGGCCATGCATCGTGAACAAGGTAATTCAGTGATATCGAGTCTTTTACGGACGTCAGCTCACTATGAAACGGAAGAACGTTTACGTAAAGAAGCTATGGCCTTATTGGATATCTTTGATTTAGCAGCTGTAGCCAATGAAAAAGCACGTAATTTAGCCTATGGCCAACAGCGTCGCTTAGAGATTGTGCGTGCGTTAGCAACCAATCCGACCGTCTTATTCTTGGATGAACCTGCTGCGGGTATGAATCCGAATGAAACGGCTGATTTAACGGCTTTGATTGCTCAAGTTCGTGAGCAATTTAATTTAACGGTGGTTTTAATTGAGCATGATATGTCGTTAGTCATGAAAATTTGCCAAAAGATATACGTCTTAGAATATGGTCGCTTAATCGCTCAAGGAACCCCGGCTGAGATTCAGAAAAACCCTGATGTCATTAAAGCCTACTTAGGGGGGGAATTATAA
- a CDS encoding branched-chain amino acid ABC transporter permease gives MQLLQQLTQQLINGLALGSIYALVALGYTMVYGTIRLINFAHGDIFMMGAFVGYYLVTVLQMNVFLAMGIAMIFCAVLGVVIEKIAYKPLRNSTRVAALITAIGVSYLLQNLMVYFVGPEVRAFNSDFPNVIFRVGNLIISSKQIFVFATTIILVLVLQVIVQKTKMGKAMRAVAVDSEAAQLMGIDVDRVISFTFALGSGLAGIAGVLVGVYYNSVSPLMGTGYGLKAFVAAVVGGIGSIPGAMVGGYLIGLLESFVTFLGLSTYRDAVVYGLLIVILLILPAGLFGKNVKEKV, from the coding sequence ATGCAATTATTACAGCAACTCACGCAACAACTCATTAATGGATTAGCATTAGGGAGTATTTATGCATTAGTCGCATTAGGTTATACCATGGTATATGGAACAATTCGACTGATTAACTTTGCACACGGAGATATTTTTATGATGGGAGCTTTTGTTGGCTATTATTTAGTCACGGTCTTACAAATGAATGTCTTTTTAGCTATGGGAATAGCCATGATTTTTTGTGCTGTTCTTGGCGTCGTCATTGAAAAGATTGCCTATAAGCCCTTAAGAAATTCAACCCGTGTCGCTGCGTTAATTACAGCCATTGGTGTTTCATATTTATTACAAAATTTGATGGTTTATTTTGTTGGACCAGAAGTTCGTGCCTTTAATAGTGACTTTCCTAATGTCATTTTTCGTGTTGGGAATCTAATTATTTCATCTAAGCAAATTTTTGTGTTTGCTACAACAATTATATTGGTCTTGGTTTTACAAGTCATTGTTCAAAAAACCAAAATGGGGAAAGCTATGCGGGCCGTAGCGGTTGATTCGGAAGCTGCTCAATTAATGGGGATTGATGTGGATCGTGTCATTTCATTTACCTTTGCTTTAGGTTCTGGTTTAGCAGGGATTGCCGGGGTTCTAGTTGGTGTCTATTATAATTCCGTTTCACCTTTAATGGGGACAGGTTATGGTCTCAAAGCCTTCGTTGCTGCTGTTGTGGGAGGAATTGGTAGTATCCCTGGCGCTATGGTAGGCGGTTATTTAATTGGGTTGTTAGAATCTTTTGTCACCTTTTTAGGTTTATCTACCTACCGGGATGCGGTTGTTTATGGGTTATTAATTGTGATTTTATTAATATTACCCGCTGGTTTATTTGGAAAAAATGTCAAAGAGAAAGTGTAG